ACCGTGGTCTAAGCCCAGAAAGATTTAGTCCAAGCCCAAGAAGATTTAGTCCAAACTCCACAAGGCCAGGCCAAAGCTCCAGCAAGACTCGATCCAAGCCTAGCATGGCCTGGTCCAAGCTATGTATAATTTGGTCCAAACCTCAAAAGACAGCCCGGCAAGACTTGCTCCATGCTCCCACAGGACTTGGCCAAAGCCCGGCAAGACATGGCCGAAGCTTGGCAAGACTTGGTCCAAACCCCGCAGGACTTGGTCTAAGCTCAGGAAGATTTGATCCAGGCTCGAAAGACTCGGTCCAAGCCCGTAAAACTTAGTCCAAGCCCTGCAAGACTTGGCCCAAGCCCCTCAAAACTTGTTCCAAATCCCGTAAGACTTGGTCCAAGCGTCACAAAATTTGTTCCAAGCCAAACTTGACATGGCCAAAGCCCCGCAAGACTTGGTCCAAGCCCCACAAGACTTGGTCCAAGCCCGAACAAATTTTACACAAACTTGGTCctcaaaacttacaattttcacaaacGACTTTGCAAAGTCCTGATCcacaatattaaaaaatcccGGAGCAATATACGTTACAGACAAAACGTAATGTATAACCAAATACAAAATCCTCCACCAACACCATTCTCCATCATTCCTGTGCCCGTTGACAAGGCGGTGATATCGATCTTCAAAGAATAACATAATAGTCACACCGATGACCCCAACAAACGAGATACCCAGGTAAACCTGGACACTTGTTGGGATCCCCAGAAGCAGGGATATTCCTAGTGGGTACCCCGCGCAAATCGGGAGCGTCAGGACCGGAGCGGCTATCAAACTATAGTAGACGTCTAGAATTGCTCCGGCAAAGTGGAGAAAGAGCAGGCCACGCTTGACGGATTGCATTTTGCTCGGGGTCTTCGTGATGATGATATAAGCCCCAAAAATGTGAATAGGAATCTCGATTGCTGTGAGAACATGTAGCGTTGAGGAGTAGAAAGTGTCGGAGCCAAAATAATTGAGCGCGGGGAGTTCGGAGCACATTATTTTATGAGTGGAGAGAGGGGGGTTGAGTGGAAATAATAATGAGCTTTTGGGGAAAAGTTTTCAGCTGCGGAGCATGGGTTTGATCGGTCAGAAGCTTGAGTGTTGATATTTTGATATAATGGTTATTGAATTAATAAGTTAGAGAGTTGAGCTTTATGACGtcagtttagttttttttttttttgatccaaattttttagagaaatgtTTGGCAATTTAGATGATAATCTTGTAAATTATATCCTGTTTTATctggtctgaaattttcagctcatatGGAGCATTCTCCGCCGAGTTATGGCGGGGGACGAGttttgggtttctaggccaccaactttagAGCGATGTAACTCGGCGAGAAACTGCTcgttttgactgaaaatttctctttgttttgaataatttattctGCACTGAATTTGGAAGccaatttacaaattttaagatt
This is a stretch of genomic DNA from Caenorhabditis elegans chromosome V. It encodes these proteins:
- the srh-178 gene encoding Serpentine Receptor, class H (Partially confirmed by transcript evidence), with amino-acid sequence MCSELPALNYFGSDTFYSSTLHVLTAIEIPIHIFGAYIIITKTPSKMQSVKRGLLFLHFAGAILDVYYSLIAAPVLTLPICAGYPLGISLLLGIPTSVQVYLGISFVGVIGVTIMLFFEDRYHRLVNGHRNDGEWCWWRILYLVIHYVLSVTYIAPGFFNIVDQDFAKSFVKIKIPCIPDEILHRPGYFVLAVDNTIPKYCIAFMLTLVMSQVFFYVGAIFWHLFHTVAQSQATNRLQKHFFLAICVQVFIPILLITFPVLYIVLAIWFGYYNQAATNIALLAIPFHGVLSTISMLCVHRPYREATFGMFYNKGDTSRPIWMTVHGTSIH